From the Lactuca sativa cultivar Salinas chromosome 9, Lsat_Salinas_v11, whole genome shotgun sequence genome, the window aacgTACTTAATTTGCATATTATTAGTGATTATAAATAAGGTCCCTAAACATTCCTGAAAGTTCAATATCACAAGAGAAAACATGAAGAAGTTTTTATATGAAATGCAAATCAAACATAAGCTTATGCAGAAAAGGTTAAACACATTAAGCCTGATGAAACTTATAACATGAACAGAAGCAAATAGGTGTAAAGTAATCTAAAAACATCCCAAAAGTAGAAAAGCTTCAATTTTTATGGGATGAAACTAATTTGGGCAAAAGCTTTATgattatatttttgaaattttcgaTAGTATTCGCTTGCAAAACACATATTTGTTCTTCCAAGAAGTGATTCCAAATTCAAGGGAAAAGGTGAGAATCACTTCTATGCGTATCTGTTTGACCTTTGATTGTCCTAAATAGTCAAAATTTCAAAGGGTTTCTTAGAAATTACAAATAGGCCCAAAAAAATCCCAATTCATCATATTCCTGGATTCCcaataaacatgcatactatgaaTTGAAAACAACCAGGAAATCGAAGTCAAAATTCGAACTTTAAAAggtcaaaatcaaaccttttggGTATCTTTTGGAATCCCATAACCATTGAAGTACATCTGGGCGACCAAAACTTGCATAGACAGATCCCCGGCTTTGGCTTCTTTGAGGGTATCTTGAAACCATCTTCTCAAGCAATCAGACACCACATCCGACAGCGGAAGACGGTGGCTCTGCTTCTCGCCACTACCACCGCCTCCGCCACTGTTATTGCCGTTATCCATCTTCTTTTTCAACTTTGACCCTCGAAGTTCTCTCGATTCGTCAGAATTTAAACAGATTTCTCAAGATTCGATGTGgggttttctgatttttcttgGATTTCTGGGTTGTGCTcaacaattgaaaaaaaaatagctGAGCTGGGTTGGATTGTTGTGGACGGTGAGAAGTTGGCACACGTAGAATGCAGTAAACCAGTAACACACATAAATCAATATTTAAATTGCTGATTTCGTTTTTATATGAATAAACGAGGGATTACCATGAAATTTCGTTGAAGGGTTTGGAAGACTGAAGTTATTAATAGAGGATTAGTAATTTAGAAACCAAGAAGGCGGCTGTCAACAACAAGAAAAGAACAGCTCAAAACGACATCATTTAGAACAAGGGGACCTCCTCATTTAGAATGTGGATGGTATGTGAATTATGATAAAAGATTAACTGGATAACATAAAAAGTTGGAGTTTTTAACAAAAGGATATACTTACAAACTTATCTACCAAAATCTTGTTATGTTAAGTTTTGTTTAcaatataattaaatttatagggTTAATATTATCAACACCAACAAACCTTGGGAATCTCATTAAAATTAGGTACAATAGATGTCGACAGTTATGTATTTCTTGAAAATAGAACGATTGCGTCAATTTAGATGACATTTGATATGCACGGAAACGTAAACCTGCAAATGAAGCAAAACAAAGGAAGAGCATGTTAGCAAGAACATTTAACAAATACATAAATTGATTTTAAAACAAACATAAAACAATATGTCAATGGTAGACGGACCACATCCCTTAGATGAATCTGACATGTGCGGAAACGAGAATGGAACCTTCATGTCACATAGGACTTTGATGTCTCCCTTCAATTTAACCAACCTGCATTTATATGATGGGTAATGTCTACCTCCACAGTCCACACCGTCTTCCTTGTCAATGATATACCCCAAATACTTGAGACTCTCCTTTAGAAAAAGAGTTTGCTCCCCTAAGCTTATATATACTCCATCATTCGGCTCTTATATTACACCAAAGATACTTTGTTTTTACAGTGTTGATTTGAAGCCCTTTCTTTTCTAGTAAAGACCACCAAGTGACCAACCTGGTATTCAACTAAATCATATACCCGGGCACCAACACAATGTTATCAGAATAAGTTTCGAACTCTAATGAAGCCTGACTTCAATCGAAAACGATTTTGTGTCACCAGCTCGGGTCTGAACACATGTCGTAAGGTGGAAATACATATCATGCATAGCCATGACATCTCTCTTGGACCTATCTAGCTTATTAGGTCCTCCATGTCGCCTCTCAAAATACATTAGCATATGTCTTTTTAGGTGGATGAACATCGTATAAAGATCCTTATTTTTGTCACTAAATTTCTCCATAAGGCATTTAAGAAGGTAAATACATCGTATAAAGATTCTTATTTATGTCACTAAATTTCTCCATAAGGCATTTAAGAAGGTAAATTCCCTCGGTCGTCGATCATCGAACATAAAACCGAATTGGTTTTCCAGAAATAGTCATGTTGCAATGCAACCTAACCTCCATAACTTTCGTCCATAGTTTCATGGTGTAAATGATCTTCTATatctatatttttatgtttaaacATAAACTTTTTATTGCTAATAAAACCCTTACATATTTTTACTTTCTTCATTTCGAACTTTTTAACAGGTTTACCGGTAATTGacataaaaatttgaaaaaccatactatttaagaaaaaaaaaattcttggactaattttttcattttaactTCATACTCCCATGTTTTTCTTGTTGACATTGCTtatggtgttcttggtggataAAGATGGAGATCCAATTGTATCTGTGTTTACAAATTTGAAAATCGAAGGTTTTATTTTGGTTAATTTGAATGGAATTGTATCACACAATGGTTCAATATCTATTAATTTAAAGACTGTATGTTCTACAATTAATAAGTTTGATGGAATCGTATCAAAAATTGTTCAagtagtgtaacatcccgaaatatcaagagtaaagttgaagggctaaaagagtaaattggaaagggcaactcggcgagtccacgagcggactcggcgagtagggtcgcgattttggtcgcgtgttaagtggccgactcggcagtcggcggctggactcggcgagtaggcgctgagtggagaaaaccctaatttcggaggatgagccctatataaaggacattataccctctccccagcctccttaccttcccttaagtccagaaaaccctagaaacgcgattgtgaaggattggagtgcaattgaaccttggaaaagagatttggaggaagatcttggagagttaggaggcttggagcaaggggctttgcttagattcggTTTTATTTGCTATTGGGGCTcccttttgaggtataatctcgttcttgggctgttattcttctagatccattattcttggaatgtatgggaggtttagcttgtggtatcttgagtttgaagagtagatctgaggttgctacctcagatctggagtggaggaggtctaaagtgcattaaagtccctgttcttgagtgattagtgaagccatcatgtcccaaaccctagccctaaagtgtaaaatgcctagatttctttggattcacataaagtttgccactttacgtgatggatgggttgtaggaggctagatctacgttttggatcaattgcatggcctggaaggttctgtttgggatgagatctagaggcactcggcgagtcacaaaggtgtactcggcgagttgcttgaagatggtctggaattcggcgagttggaagaacaactcggcgagtaggttgaagatagccttagactcggcgagtctgttcttggacttggcgagtctggtcgtgaggtccaagtttcttctggttgagttgtgactcggtgagtcgagtgagtaaggactcagagttgctggactcggcgagtcttggggtgactcggcgagttaagtcgcggATGGGGGAGATTTTGTGtgtgtggactcgacgagtcattgggatgactcggcgagtagagtcagtcaggggttggctttggccaagggttgaccagttattttccaggggcattttggtaattgttgaatattgttttgagttcagtgtcttggtgttggccagtgttggagatcgtatcagtggttggagtagcttgggtttatctgttcagtcggcaatttcgaggtgagttatcctcactatatcaacagggtctaaggcaccaaagccggccctttatcggattgagatccgggtatttgttgttatgctattgctttgatatgttgcatcctggtagctaggatggtatatgttagagacctggttgaggtcggtatcctgagatgtagggtgatgctatgctagtgaccggttaggtcgatatcctagttaggatgatgatatgttatgtaatctgtttgatcggtttgttgactgtgaattgttgtatgattgtatgtttatgtgcacatggttgtttggactggagttgggttgaggcaggtcctgctttgtgctgtaggccaagatacccagggcggaccggttgtcccgaaggcccagcgagcggtccggataggctgtaggccccaagagggcggaccagacgtgccaaggctcggagagtggaccaggccgactgaaggcccggtgcgggcggaccagtcatactgtagactcagagagtggaccaggtggattgaaggcccggtgcgggcggaccaatcacactgcagactcgatgtatatgactagactcagagagtggaccaggtggattgaaggcccggtgcgggcggaccaatcacactgcagactcgatgtatatggcttgactcggagggtggaccaggtggactgttggccggtgcggcggaccagtcacacaatagacccgaagtgcatggctgttctgtgatcggatatgatatggcatgttatgcgtgtatggtatatgtggttggtattttggggatatctcactaagctttcgggcatacagttgtggttttatgtttttcaggttcttcaggagaccgtggcaaggcgaaggcgtgatcgtactgatcctcatgtttatgttgtgatgtgattctgggaatactctaaataaattgtattgaaaacctttttgtaataatttaatgaaatcgggttgtttttgaaaagtttaaattggttggaatttttcggtcgttacaggttggtatcagagccttggtttgagtgaattggaggaacactcgtgtgactccagtctcaaatcgaggagggttttcaaaagagaatttaaaacggttttcaaaatgagtaaaaggaggacgcggaggtacgatcagccggagccagtaagtaaccccaaaataccatacatgatatttgtttttgagcattgatagaacagcatgttagtgctaggctagggatcttcaggatttcatgataatgttgcctgatttatgatgcctgttagcctagggtttccttgtgggagatttccagtgttcctctagtagtgagggttgagcgcttgttttgtatgttttcactagggtgttgtggtagtacttcatacaaatatgggtaagtgtggaaggtagtatgggcccgtactactaaaagcacaggacccatacgcgtatcagggaaaccatgacctctagggttgggttgagagttggttccccggttagtgggaagtgtctgagattttgtggtgtttttcagtatggagattccgaggtatgctgggagtggatccgagtcaggatcgggagcaggagagggagttccgagcgggtcagtaccgcccgaggttattggtcagatgagcacgtgcgagttgaatgcgaggattcgtgagatcctgcatgatgaggttgttgcgttgttccgggctgagttgccggaactgtttgggtcgatcaagactgccatggttgagtattttgatgagcgttatgcagctctcATAGAGATagttgccgcggcggctacagcggctgtagcagcggcagggggaggagctggtcggggttttcagtatcgggacttcgataatacgaagcctcccacctttaaTGGAGTtaaggacccgattgttgctatgagatggttatcggatgtggaagggtgtttcttcacgtgttcatgccctgctgatcataggttgaggtgtgctctgaacctgttgaggctcgaggcgaaggattggtggagattgaccacggggtcatattcggatgcgcagagggctgcggtttcatgggataagttcagagagatgttcagcactcgttatgttctgcgggttaagagagagagattggctcaggagttccttgagctgaagcagggttcagattcagtgactgagatcaccaggatgttcactgagagggcaatgttctgccctaagttcgcttcggagcaggctcagatgcctcgatatctgagcatgctcaagagggatatcatacagtttgtgtctatgcagaggtgcgagactttgttggagttgcaggaggccgccaggcagcgtgagttagagattgagttgcagttgcgtgagctgaggcaggctccggtgcagtcgcagtcggcgccgaaacggtccaagacagttgattctagggtgggagatctgagcagccacacttgtgggaagtgtgagaggggtcacaccggagtttgtagatccggtggtgcatgccacaagtgcggaaaggaggggcactatgcgagggattgtctgcagtcagcgccggttcgggatctGAAGATTTGTTAtctttgtcatcaggttggacacttgagggtcaactgtccacagcttgctgcaggaccggtgcaggctccagcaccggccactttgaggatcacgggtggaggtcagggtggagcggagcccccaagggctcagggtcgtgcttttcagcttacagcagaggaggtcaaagcagtgccggatgcagctgcgagtatgtttctttcttgatgtcttgattatcttgtgattattgtggagtattgtttatctgctagtctcattgtgtggtttttggtgtggtattcgttgttctttgagagttatggtatggttatgggttagtgatgggaatttcgttggttatcattcatgaggattattagtggaaatctggcgttggtctgaatgtcgggtagcatctgctttctgaggagtggttagctgcagattgagtttctttcaagcgggatgatcagtgtggaaatgtgattttTGTGAAGGTTGTTAGTGCTAGTAGGAATCaatccgcgtgtaagtgttggttttgtgcagggttgttttgggaggtcggtgatagcgaccggtggttgataatcagtgctataagtgggggagaattggaaaattctccggaagatcgatgagcatgtgaggttgtttagctgtttgggattcagcagtgttctgtcagccaagagcgtaggctggtatgagtaagtggcaggcatgcggggcgggatgcagaccaagggtatttgattgtggagggcctgggatcaggccgggattgagtatgtatgatggagatagagttcggaacccttagagggctagaacaatatgcatgggaggatttcccagagagataactcggaatgatgaatgttagttgagcggtccggatagactgaaggccggtaggcgtaccagttaggccgaaggctcggagaacggtccagccagactgaaggcactggagggcggtccagattggctgaaggttctgagagtggtccagattgactgaaggcctggtaaggcggtccagtcatgctgaagactctgcaggtatttatagatcggttcgaggaaatggattgagtatgttgagatgtgttagcattagaaggtctggccccgggtattgatcatgattagtggagatagtgcatggaCTCAAGGTTCCTTGAGAGCAAATTCTGAGCATGTGTGctgcatggatagcggttatgctataaaggagtggtgtagcgttAGGCGAGCACTgtggcacttgtcgtagtgacaaggcggccaagtggatttccttggtaagggaaagagagaggaatgtaactccgagagggagtgtaaaattcacggaagtgaaagcagcagcTCAGGGTTATGATTGGAGTGGTCCAATTGCGGTCATCGAGCAGCGtgattgcggcagtggtatgggatcacatccggtttgggatgtctgctgaggtcgcagaaggaattccgcaggtgtagagccaagaggctcggaagggatgcagggagggagtcttggGCTCCTAgagtgattctgatcagggaattgtgtatgtagtggtggttcatcctgggggatgtttggagatgtcgtcagtgtgacgggttttcccaacccgagagtgctagggctagttcagcatgtgcatgcgattgcaagaggagaactcatgggagttgctctgaggctgaagaatgtgtcaTTCTGTCAGCAAGGTGTGGACAAAGTTGGACTCGGATCAGgaacccggtggttcagggttatacCTAGCTCGTAAGAGTCAAGCGATTGTGGTGATCAGGATTGAGAAAAGTgacatggagtggtactcggttgttAAGTGTGGAGCCTGAtaggtgtggttatcagagggtaaagccggtggccggcttaagacggtggtcaggacaccgcaagaaaggagaaagtgagtttcgggtttctatggttgtgctttgaagaacctggtttggttaatgccaggtggtgcattgcagGAGTATTTATGGAGTTGAGttgtcgcaggcttcgaggacaaagcctaatttaagtgggggagaattgtaacatcccggaatatcaagagtaaagttgaagggctaaaagagtaaattggaaagggcaactcggcgagtccacgagcggactcggcgagtagggtcgcgattttggtcgcgtg encodes:
- the LOC111898226 gene encoding uncharacterized protein LOC111898226; amino-acid sequence: MDNGNNSGGGGGSGEKQSHRLPLSDVVSDCLRRWFQDTLKEAKAGDLSMQVLVAQMYFNGYGIPKDTQKAKIWMTRAARVRSSVWRVSNKRPGYNASDSDSEELLDDS